Within Natator depressus isolate rNatDep1 chromosome 6, rNatDep2.hap1, whole genome shotgun sequence, the genomic segment AAAACCTCTAATACAGGCCCAGCTATGtcaaaaaaggcatttttcaaaATTCTTTGGCGAATCAAAAACGAACTTTTTTGTTTCCAATTTCCAGCATTTTGACAAAAGTAAAggaaaggtcaggcttgacaaagccctggctgggatgatttaattggggattggtcctgcttcgagcagggggttggactagatgacctcctgaggtcccttccaaccctgatattctatgattctatgactgggcTGACAAAATGGATGGGAGAAAAAGTGGTGGTACCACCACCTCCCTTATAACTTTAGCCCACTTGTtgaggcactcacctgggatgtgggacccTGAGACTACACTACAAGCGCTACAGCTACACCGTTGTAGCGTACACACTTGCTACAGCGATGGAATTATTATTcaagagacagtagctaggtcaacagaagaattcttccattgagctATGCAATGTCTATACTGGGGCTTAGCTTGGCTTAACTAGGTctctcacacccctgagcaatgtagctagggtCAATCTAAGTTTTAGTTATAGACCTGTCCCTAGATgcaatttccccctctgcctgatgcaGAAATGGGATTTGAACTTGAGCCTCCCACATTGCAAgagagtgccctagccactagggTATGTGATATTCTGGTGTGGGGCGCTCTCAATTTCTCCACTTGTTCCACTTTTTagaaatagtcattggagcaggaacttgaacttgGCTCTCCCACCTCcgaggtgagtaccctaaccacacTGTAGTCATTCTCATTATTTCTTTGGCCAAACGACTATCCATTGTCATCATGAATGACTATGAATTGTCACTGTGAATGACAATGGATAGCCATTTGGCCagagaaataatgaaaatgacTCTACAGTCTGGTAGTTAGAGCATTCCCCTGGGAGATGGGAAACttgccccatgccaggggctgtgtGTCCCCCATGTTTCCCTCCTCAGACACTAATGTCCCCAAGtctcccctccatgccaggtgctcTATGTAAGCCCCATTCCCGCATTTTattccttttcccttccctctccctgggaGAGAAGTAATTTAGgtgtcaatatttttaaattgtactgGGAGGATGCGCAGAGCTGAGATGGGGGCTactgttatgctggaaggtgtcAATGGCTGTCATCAACTGGTTCTTTGATCTTCAGACCATTGAACAGGTGGTTGAAGCTGCTGGGTGCTAACCAGATGCTAGAACTCCATGTATCCCCCATTTCCCTCTTTCAGTTTTTCCACTTTTTACCAAAATCTATAGGGTTCTCcccactgatgcctagaacattccctgaagtTTTGGAATGTATCTGATACAATGTACAAAAATTATATTACAGACAAAGAAATGCCACAGAATTGAAGGAGACAAGTAAAGTAATACCTTTTATTCTGTTGGtggaacaacagatgcaaaacttgcagacgtatctccactgctatgatgatcaatactacccacaacacacttttcaagattcatgggtcctacacatgctcATTGTAACACCTAgcatacctcatccagtgcatcaaatgccccaacaacaatgTTGGTGAAACCAGaaaatcactatgctctcaaatgaactcacacagaaaaatgataaaagacaaatcACCTGTGGGCAAACtcttttcacaaaaagaaaaggaggacttgtggcaccttagagactaacaaaggtatttagtctctaaggtgccacaagtcctccttttgtttttgcggatacagactaacacagctgctactctgaactcttttcacaaagtgatcacttcaTATTTGACCTTTCAGTGTTAGTACAGGCTTCCCTTGAGGAGAACACCTTCAAAAGGTGAGACTGGAAACTTAAATTCTTAACTCTGGTAGACACCAAAAGCCATGGACTTAACagggacactggttttatggctcattacaatttGTAACGCtacccttaattgcccacttcaaacCCTTCATGCATAACAACCTAACTcccaattgcccacttcatttcaagTGACTGTCTCCCATGTTACCTCTTCCATTTAACAATCTCTCCCAACTTGTAATTAGCTCAGGCCTGGTCCTCACTAGCAAATTAGACTGGTATAACTAGGTCGTGCACGGGtgcaaaaaatccacacccctgagtgataaaACAGGTTTAAACAGGCCTAAACCCCCACTGTAGAAAGAATTCTCTGgacgacctagctactgcctctctgggaggtggattatTTGTGCTGAAGGGAGAGAACTCCTCCTCTCAGCATAGgcagcgtcttcactgaagcactacagcagtgcaattgcactgctgtagcattttaagagtagacaagccctgagacattCTACTTCCTTCCCCAGGCctgaagagctctctgtagctcgaaagctcgtaccttccaccaacagaagttggtccaataaaagatattacctctcctaccttttctctctcatatcctgggaccgacacagctacaccaccactgcaaaaACAGAGCTGAATGTAATGCCTTGCTTCACTCAGCCAATGATCTAatttgtcccttctggcctttcagGTCTATGAATCCTTGTTCTCCATAATCTTCCACAAGAAGTTTTCAGCAACACTCAGTGAAACTTGACACCTGATCAGTAGTGTGAAGCTATTTAAAATGGAGCCTAAAGTAGAGGACACAGCTACCCTACCAAAGCTGCTACTTTTTGTTTGGGGCCCATTTACCAATCTCTCCAGAACCTTACCAttctcttgagtagttttgttgATTTCCAGGTCCCCCCATGGCTGCCACACCACATCCGCCTTATGCCTGTCAGCTGATGCCAAAGATCTGTCTTGGAGCACAGGGATTTCTGCTTGAAACCGGGATCCCACATTGATTCGCctgggaaatggagaacaaataATGACAATAACCACCTCACAATATCTAGACGGCACCTATCTTCTAAAAACACAATCGATCCCAAAGAGATCAAAACACAGGCCACATGATAGCCACAGGCAAGAACAACATTCAGTAACTACTCCTACTTGAGTCAGACCTAAGatggtgacctagaggtgaaaggcttaGTGCCCGCTTACCAATTTCTAGTGTTGTTCTATTGAACGAGTGGGTCCCTTAGAACTGCTGAACTTCAACTCAGTCTCTAATCTGAGGTCTGATTACTTACAAAGCACTCAGCTCTCATACGAATCAAGAACACTCAAGCGGTATGTTAGGTTCTATTAGTTTTCTCTTGGTTCTCCGAGCTGACCAATGTGCAGGACAGAAGCGGTGCTATCCAGACTCGAAATCAACAAAGAGATTTGATTACaggaggaaaggagaagaaaatcCACAACCAGCCCCACTGAGCACAGCTGCACACTGTACTATTTCATGAGTCCAAATATGAGCACAACCTTTGACTACCCTCTTTCCCACTCCATATCTCTGCCATCAGTTGACTTACTGAGCAACATTAACAGATGGCTTGAGATAGAATGAGCAACTGAACCACAGAAAGGCAACTCAAAACGAAGTATAGGGAAGTATGAACTATGGTCAGCACCAGTTGCTATAAGCTGTAGTATCACCTGATAGTAGCAAGATAAAGTAGGGAGAAAATGATTAATGCAATTTATATTTTTAGGGTTAAAGACTCCCCTTTGTTTTGCTAACTCAGTTaccattatttaaaagaaaagaaagctctGTGAATTTGGAGCAAACGCTCCAGTTACCTTTGTTCCTGAAGCAGGTTACATTCTGAAAATTAACTATGTTTGTCCATTCTCTGCTTTGCCTTCCCTTTAAAAAGCAATATTTCCTAACtcttaaaaaaaagtaaacaacaTGCATAATAATGTTTATACATGGTGGAATGACACAGTGACCCTGCCACCTTTAGCTAACTACAGTAGTTCAAATTCAGCCCAGCAACTGAAGAGTAGTGATGGAAAATAGTTACCACTGTGGCAACTGTTCAGTGGACCATAAGAAATTATTTAGTACATGGATCATCAATAAATTTACTCTGCCTCAatctagaaaaaaagaaaaccctacaCACTTTTAATAAAGACAGTCATAGAAGTGAGTCTGTAAATTTCTAAAAGATAAACCAACAAAAGGGGACCCTGCGGCACTTTCCTATCCTCCTAAATCTGTAAGCGGGGTAAGGAATATATGTTTGCCATCAAGCAAAGAGGTGGATTTTGTATGATTGTATTGATACTTACGGTTCAATGCTGACTGGGGTGGCCTCCCCCATTACTGAAAGGATGGGAGGGGTGACTTCTGAACTATCTGTAAGACAAGCAACAGACTTGATCAAAACTCATTAATTTTATGTTTGGGGCAGATGTGGAAGTGTCTGAACACCACATTGGAGCACAGACTTTCCATCACCCAAAACAGGCACTCAACTGCCAAAGAACAGTAAGCTGAAGAGGGATTTTTGAATTTTCACCCACCACTTCATTCTGGTCCACTATTTTCGTCACAGTATCCCAATCCTTAAAGCAAACTCTTTCTCATACTTTAGCTAAACTAATCCCATGCTTGAGAGAACTAACTCTTTCAAGACTAAATCTTTTCTTTCGGAAGTTAGTAGGGGGTGCAGGAGATCAATGGTGGGTTCATCCTAAGTAACATCTCCAAATATGGCAGCATCAATTCTGCTACATCCCATTTCCCCAAGTCTCCCAACAGGAAGCTCCACATCCAGCTATCCATAACTGTCTAATAGAGCCATAATTTCGTTCGCGTTGGCACTCAGCCTCCCACTCCCAACAGGACAAAGAAGGGAACTTACTAGATCTGAGCAGAGTTCTGTGAGTACTTTTAGGGGTCATTGGAGGTGGAATTGAGTGACCGCTAGCAGAGAGGATAGCATTGAAATACAGCCCAGAACCTTCTCTCACTGGGCTGAGAATCGGTGGAGGTGTGTAAGGAGGTAGCTCAAAGTTCCTATCTGAAGGGTGATCTGCAAGGCGCACAGGTGAGCGTAAGTGGCTCTGATATGGAGTGATGTTGGAATAGACTGGAGGGACAATGAAGGTGCCTGCTTTCGGTGGTATGAAGAGTGGCTCAGGTCTTGGGCGCTGCTTTGGTTTCCGGGCAAAGCCCTCCGATTCCTCCTTTGGAGCAGCATCTTCATgctacaaaaagaaaacaaatccttTTAATACAACTTTCTAAACCAGGGTTCTCAAAGTGTGGGTCACGATCTCATTTTgatggggtcaccagggcagaaagccccagcccagaggtCCATGGGCAAAGAAGGGAAGCTGAAACCCTAGATAGCCTGCCCACCTCTCCGCAGGCAGCCGTGGGGgctgaaacactgaaaaaaacaaataaatacaggtCCCGTCTCACTGCTGAAGATGACTTCCGCCTTTATCTCagccacacagagccccactCAAGGATTTGTGTTCATCAATGCAAGCTCACCCCTCCCATTTGatgcttatttatttttattttttaattactgGATATAAAGATTGTCTTGTGATTGTATTGTGCATTAAAATATTTAGTGGCTACTTTTCATTGATACGGCCGTGtaatgcattttttatttaaaacactaACTATTCTGAGTAACACAGGGCACGGGGATCATGCagtaatttttcttgtcagaagCGGGTCACggagcaatgaagtttgagaaacgctgatctaAACACTAAATTGTATTTTAATGATGCCTtcagattgtttaaaaaaatctcagtgaGATGACAGGCTCAGTGCACTGCAGGATAGGGGCTGGCTAGGGCTGCTTAAGAGGCACTGCATGCAACCCTaatggggagtgtgggggggcatGCTATTATTCAGCGACAACACTTCTGGTAGATTATAAAGTTGCATTTACAGGCTCTAGACAGAGATCCAGTCTGATGCTGGGTTAGAAAGATGGCAATTTTAATGTGGTGGTCATGAAGGGGGAAGATGGGATTTTAATAGAACTCTGACACACACAGATGACCCCACAGGGTGAGAGGAGGAATTAGTCACTTTGAACGATAGAACAGAGGAAAATCCAAGGGTCTTTTCTCAAAAGTCTGCAGTTGCTTAGGAACTATATACTATTTGTCATCTCTCCAGACAGCAAAATTATCCACTATAATCCTTTATCTCAATCTCTCTCTTCTGGCTAGATGCAATattcaaataaacaaataaataaaaagtagctATTAAGGGAACCCCAACAAGGGATTCTTATAACATCATGGTAGCCATGTGAACAAAGATCCAGTTTGGGACTTAGAACCCAAAGATAGGTGCATAGTTTTACAACTCAAAGTTACCTGTTCATGAATGGTAAAAATGCCCCTTATTTAGAGCATAGCTCTGCTAAATGAAGATCACTTGAATAGAGCAAGCTTCCAACAGCAAACACATTATTTACTCAGAGACACACTGTCTACCTTCATTTCCTCTATCCTCCAGACTTCTAGTGGGCATTACTTGGCTATTTTAGTACCAACAATAGGCCTCAAAAAGCCAATGGTGTTCCACAGATTAACCATCAGATGGCAGGGGTGCacataaaaaaacccccaaccctctacacACAGGACTCAGATATGGTCTCTGGATCAAATTCAGCCAAAGACAAGGTGCCCCTTTCAAGTTTAGGAGACTCAAACTACTCACTCACAATTAAAAGTTGTTTCAACAGAAAGGATGAAGCTGGGCACATAGATTTAGCAGACTTCAGTCTCCCTAGGTCTATTAACGTGACCATACCTGGACTGAGGTTTCCATGTTGGAGCTGCGATTGGACCTTCTTCGGGTGACTATCACAGAGGGCTTGCGTTCAGAAAGACCTCGATCATTTGCTAGCACTCTCTGGAGTTTCCCTTCCTCACCCTTTTCCTTCCCAATAGCTTGCAAGTCGAATTTCCTCACTGGCACAGACACAGGCATGATTAGAGGCACGAGGCTGCTATCTTCCCGGGGTCTCTTGGAGGGTTGTGGAGAACCGGCAAATTCCAAAACACTTTTGGCTGCTGCAGGTGCTGCAACCAccacattcttcttcttctcttctgaagtACCCAATTCCTGAAGACAAGGTGAAAAAAATCCCACATGTACCTTAAAAGTTTTAAATCACCCACCTTTTTTAATCAGACAATATGTCACTTTCAATCTAAATCTCTTATTTCAGGGTTCCATGGTATGCTCAACAAATCATTCTCTTAGCTGGAAAGTACTTAGAACTACAATACCTGGGGAAAAGGATACTTTATCTGAACTATCTTCCATAAGTTGGCAAAACTATTTTAGAGTTgtcccatttatttcaactgGCGTTAGAAACAGTACCAACTACTCTCTTGATCCTTCAGTCCCCCACCCATAGTTTTACATTTTGTGTTCCAGACTGACTTATGCCCTACACATAACTTCCCCAATACCTCCCCATAAGCACATGGGTAGGTATTTTCATTATTTTGGGAACATCTGTATATTGCAGTTCCAAGTGTCAGACTTTTGATCCAAATTGCTGAACTGTAACATACCTGCTTTCCCTGGTTCTCCCTCTTCTTTGAGAGCTCATATAATTGAATCTCTTGACCAAAGAGCTAAACTGATTTTTGTACTACACTTTAGCCAATGGAAATGTACCTTactaaaatgaataaataaacctCTTTCATCAGCTCCGTGGCCCTCTACTCTTCTTATATATGTTCTTTGCATAAGCTACAACAATCAGGTAGGTGCCGTTTGGATTTGTGCTCAGTAGGTTTTCTGATCAGCGGAAACGAGTCAACAGTGGAAGCAGCATCTTGTATTGTGGGACagaaaaccactggactaaggAGAGTGGGGGAGCAGACCACACTCCCACAAACAAACATatgacttctctctctctcacacgcatcCACCCAGTGATCCGCTGTAGGTAACCCCTTAAAAATGTAGGCTTCATTAGCCCCAGACTGATCATTTTATACATTCAagatgaaattttcaaagctatttagaAGAGTGGGGTGTATAGAATCCCTTCCATTTGGGCCACTGTGGAATCAAACCCTTTTCACTGCTCATTGGAAAGAACAGACAGAATCGGTCATAAATATTGCTTCCTTTTGTCCTCAAGTTGCTAACCATGGCAATATGCTTGCACGACTAGGGGTGAAATGTCTTGTTTCAACTGTCAAATTCGATTTGATCTCCCCCAAGCCTTTTCTTAAATACACAACCAGATCTCTCTAACTGTACTCACTGCGCTGGTGATCAGATTTTGTGTAATGCAGCTCTACTTGGATAAGTATAAACATGTTGCGGGTGGGAGGGCAATAGATAAGCAAGAGTACATATTTCACATTGCTAACTACTCCCCAGTTTTCTACCAAGTGTGCTAACAATTAACTTGCTCAATAGGAATGGCGCAGCAAGGAAAAGGTGATCATGTTAACAAGGTCGATTAACTAATTGACGAAGGTTTTTGTTGGTCTTCTGTGGAACAGATGAAGCAGCGTGTGTGCACTTCCTCTGACTGCTCACAAAAACTGAATAAATTACATGTCCCTGTATAGAGCGGATAGGCAAAGCAACCACTGAGCAAGCAGGAAATTAAGGGGGGGAATGtcaaaaaggaaatgtttttattttccttgtcACTGTTCTCCAATACACTGTTGCAAAGATAGTTATATATCTTGACATGCATGCTTtgttccccaccacctccaccccactcAGCAAAGAAGTCTTCAGAGAAAAGGATCTTTTGCCTTCCCACTGAGGGATTCACTGTGAGACCAGTCAAAGAAAGGTTAGAAGAGAACATAGTTCTCAGTTACGCCCCTTAGTTCTTGGCCTCCTATTTCCTCATCTCACCATGTGACATGATATGATTCAGCTTATGGCTATGGAACACTAGAGGGAGCAATGGAGTGATTGCTCTTATCTCTTATTCACCAAGAGATAGCATGTCTTCCCCAACAAGCCCTACAAAGGCTCCTACAGGCCTTTGTCCTATATGTTAGACAGATTTCTTCATGGCTGTCTcaatttggaattttaaaaatttatttcattttttaaaaatatttttaaaatgatttgttaAAGATGTCATCCTTCATGTTTTGACTGTGAGGATTAGTCAAGAGAGGCAGATTTTAAGAAAGAGGTCAGGTGAAACAGGCCATAAGAAACCAAGCCTAGAAGATTTACACCTGTTATTCTAAATTCTTCATCAGCTTGAATAGCTAGCTATATTTTATTTTGAGGGGCCAGGTTAGGAGTTTTATTCAATACCAGTGGTGTAAATTATACTGCTCAGGTAGCCTCACTGCACCATGAGGAGATCATACATGTAACAGTTTCTGTAACCAGGTCCTGCCCCCCCTACCATTCCAGAGCTGACTCTGCAGTAGTATACTCTGTCTCTCTTCAGTTAGGTTGACTTCCCACATGTTTTTTCTCTGAGAGATGTATTTTTAGGATGCGATACAGTATGGGGGCTATTTTAGAAATGCTATATTGGTCAGGATGTATCTCTTACCTTGTCATTTTGAAGAGAAGCCAGCTCAACAGCTTTTTGTGCCAGAGTTAGCAGGTTGACCTCTTGAGAAACACACCGTTTTCTTCGGGTGCTCTGGATCACACCACCTCTCACCCCCACAAAGTCATTAGTTCTCTGAGTGCTTTCTTCGGtcattgccacttgcttctccccATCTCTGCCATTATAGGATGTGGCCTGCCTCTCTGTCTCAGGCTGGTTCAAGTCATCACTACTCAGGGTCTCCTTTTGTCCCAGATGTGTTCTTGTGGGCTGTGGATAGCTACCCTTGTGGCCCAGAGCTTCAGTCTCATGCTGAAACTGGAGTCCTTGCTGCTGTGGTTGCCAGTGATGCAGGAACAGATTGCTAGGTTGTTCCTCTACTGGTTTAGAAGCCAGTATTTCTCCTGAAGAAGCAGATGGCAAAATACCTTCCTTGGAGAGTCTCCTTGACCTCCTTGGAAAGGGTATCTGGGTCTGAGGTAGCACAGTCTGTTGGTTTTGCTCTGTTAGGGCTTTCAAGAGTTCCTGGTTCCTCTCCGGTTGCTGGTACTGGTGGGCCACCATATGATGCTGGGGTGCTGTTGCTGCCACATGGGGATGTGCTATAGAGGCAGCTTGCTGGAGGTTGAAGGCTTGCGTGGCGGCCTGTTGCTGCTGTTGTGGGTAGAAGTTTTCaaacagctgcagctggggaagagaCTGTTGTTTCTGCTGGGTAGTAAAGACTGGGTTGGAGGAAGCTGGGGCTTGTTGAAAGACATGTAACAATTCAGGAAGGCCTTGCTTCTGGCCTTGGTGACCGAATGCAAGCTGGAAAGGCTGTAAAGGTAGAGTCTGATTCTGCTGCTGTTGTTTCTGCATCTGGTGATACGAATTCATTTGAGCTTGCTGCCTGATTAGTGCTTGTTGTTCCAGCTGAACCTTCTGGGCCATCATCTGCTGAACAGCAGCATCTCCATATATTTCTAGCTGGGGcacctccatttctttttcctggcTTCTTTTCAGAGCTTCAGGATGGCCATAGAAACCTGGAGCACTGGAATTGTGGTGGACCCCTTTCTGATTGCCCCCAAAGACCACACTGTGGTTCCATGCCGCAGGTGAAGGCTGCCAACTGGAATCAATCCTCTCAGGCAACCTGCTCCCCATCAATGAGTTCTGCCATTTGACAGCAGCCAGCTGCTGAGACATCATCATGGAGTCCCCCCTATCTTGAGTGTAAACAACAGAGTTCATCAAGGCAACATTGTTGGGAGCACCAGTTAAACTCCCTGCTTTAGAAAGCTCCATAGTTTGTGAAGCAGGTATTTCCCCTCCATGTCCATAGTACTGTCCTTCCTTCAGCTGCTGTTGCAGTTCTTTCGATGGCACAGCTACATCCTGCTCATTAAAATATGCAATCCGTTTCCCAGCCCTCTTGTTTGAAGACTTTTGTTGAGCCTGAAGATTCATGGTTCAGTCTATTCCCAGTTACACATACAGATTTACAATCCACCCATCTCAGAGACTGGGGGAAGAAAAGACACCAAATGGTTCACTTTCCCATCCAGTTCCAGTCATAAGTTTCATACAAGTCCAGGTGGAAGTGCCTCCACCCCCTTTTCCTCTGTGCGCCCTTCCCTTCCTTCTTTTTGCTCTTCTTCTCTGCAGTTCAGAGGATGCTGGAGTCCACTTGATCACAATGCCTGAAACAGAGAACGAACATCAATGACTCACAAGTAAGGAGCACAAAACAGCAAAAGGACATCAGATGGCATATACACCCTCAGAATCAGCAAACAGTAAGTTGTGTGCCTGTCCCTCCTTCCAAAGAAATCATGACCAGGAAAATCTTGTCCAGTGGGGAATGGAGTGGAGGAAGATAAAATAGATCTGATCCTATGTAGAGTCTAACTGATTTATCCCtctcaaaaagaaataaaaaatatcagAGTACTTTTGAACAACAAGAACAGCAGTTGCAAACAGCACTTCTGATTTCAATAATGAACTCTTTAGCTCAGGGCTGCTCCCAACTTAAGGCACGCAGGCTGCACACGGCCCACCACAACATTTCATAAGGCCCGTGTCCTCCTTCAACACAATATATTATCGGCCAATTCATCAGTATTTTGtcatcatgtttacatcattttaattTATCCAAGTATATAAATAGACAATACTGTACTTAGAAACAATCTAAATATACATGAAACAAgatgaacttaaaatataaatcaagacAGGTGACCaattcttattaaaatatgtaggatctgtttggcccacacgaGATTGCGTTTAGGTTTATGTGTCCGTCCTGTGTAAGAAAATCGGGCACCACTGCTTTAGCCCACTCTGAAGCCTTTTCTGTTCAACATTCCCACCTTCCTCACTTCTCTCCCATCAAgccattgatttttatttaatttctttctcGTAAGCTGAATGATCTGC encodes:
- the MIDEAS gene encoding mitotic deacetylase-associated SANT domain protein translates to MNLQAQQKSSNKRAGKRIAYFNEQDVAVPSKELQQQLKEGQYYGHGGEIPASQTMELSKAGSLTGAPNNVALMNSVVYTQDRGDSMMMSQQLAAVKWQNSLMGSRLPERIDSSWQPSPAAWNHSVVFGGNQKGVHHNSSAPGFYGHPEALKRSQEKEMEVPQLEIYGDAAVQQMMAQKVQLEQQALIRQQAQMNSYHQMQKQQQQNQTLPLQPFQLAFGHQGQKQGLPELLHVFQQAPASSNPVFTTQQKQQSLPQLQLFENFYPQQQQQAATQAFNLQQAASIAHPHVAATAPQHHMVAHQYQQPERNQELLKALTEQNQQTVLPQTQIPFPRRSRRLSKEGILPSASSGEILASKPVEEQPSNLFLHHWQPQQQGLQFQHETEALGHKGSYPQPTRTHLGQKETLSSDDLNQPETERQATSYNGRDGEKQVAMTEESTQRTNDFVGVRGGVIQSTRRKRCVSQEVNLLTLAQKAVELASLQNDKELGTSEEKKKNVVVAAPAAAKSVLEFAGSPQPSKRPREDSSLVPLIMPVSVPVRKFDLQAIGKEKGEEGKLQRVLANDRGLSERKPSVIVTRRRSNRSSNMETSVQHEDAAPKEESEGFARKPKQRPRPEPLFIPPKAGTFIVPPVYSNITPYQSHLRSPVRLADHPSDRNFELPPYTPPPILSPVREGSGLYFNAILSASGHSIPPPMTPKSTHRTLLRSNSSEVTPPILSVMGEATPVSIEPRINVGSRFQAEIPVLQDRSLASADRHKADVVWQPWGDLEINKTTQENVENLLTASCSSIFPGAGTNQELALHVLHEAKGNILATLTKLLLKRPVRSPYHPLADYHYTGSDKWKVDEKKLFNKGIAIYKKDFFLVQKLIKTKTVAQCVEFYYTYKKQVKIGRNGTLIFGDVDATNEKSMKDEAEVDIKSSHRFARVLPPRKENYSEEHTHVEEVAEKEEELDDRKSTVPLKATQTLQANEVVNEVLISRSKESNAAGEASTRTVRKPKEAAVKSQKTPPPVQRRRRKPKPKPDTTSKAQNQENTFPCKKCGRIFSKVKSRSAHMKSHAEQEKKAAALKQREKEAAAAAAAAAAQREESSDVGSSSSSSSSDSSSSDEDGEI